The Chitinophagales bacterium genome includes a region encoding these proteins:
- a CDS encoding AAA family ATPase — protein sequence MTEQQQIWFDKLVKDREDSAKTLEKPSMRGIKNSVVEKYSDQAHFIYELLQNANDAKATKSSFQLTTDGLYFKHNGKILFSVSNPNTEDEDKENNKLGHINSITAIANSNKTESSIGKFGVGFKAVFQYTETPYIYDPNFQFKINQFIIPVKLESDLSDRQKDETVFYFPFNKAEMSAEKAHSDILEKLKKLVFPTLFLSNLQEVKWNADNETGEYTKKGNKQKQTDDITYEKIELYQQIGLNQTTEKLYLFSRSTEDNHSYSIGFFLDEKNSLIPKQFSAFCFFPTKETTNLNFILHAPFLLTDSREGIHRSKEHNTDMVELLAQLAADSLLILKELKLIDDEILDIIPYKNIEYGHDDFFDDFHQKIKQTLKTKEILPAKGKTFANKQNAYWADSSDLANLFSNEQLAELVKNQNAKWVFSTIGRTKDKEITDYIDGGSERSWDRKEPNLIKSNMDFENKIADLITSNFIKTQSNEWLHKFYEYLSERKSYQDKFKTKPIFKDIQGNAVAAFERNNGELHGILFLPLDEASLTYNTIDSELLKNKKTKEFIESFGIKKPSLKDEIYNNILPLYKKDGDIDTETHFKKFFNYWKKEGRPEEFISLIKDKEFVSYKTINDKTTYRGIANEIYFPTFELKKYFETKPTTKFVDLEDYYIFITDEKEQQILKEFLLKLGVKELPKLFVKQIKDTYYEKEKIYYFDGIEQFIESIDDSIKSIIFWDILKKIQIDKLQYCEKSTRPDGRHNFRSEYFISPDLRKIRKLKWLLSNNGKFVAPHEITINELADEYEKDSCQAIQLIDLLQFKPIVELTETERKLQTLNEFKNDGYDENRIRKLIEEDKAKQNATTANNGNNRNSNNTGTDLDYENPEQPKTSKIEKTIKDLDDLQNEFTPKQKDDKNERQETQSKPEINFDEDEEFAKGIEDLKKQLEIKKSRVDLAENINNSVKYSYDWFKAYLQLLTTYGEKQDTQKQKSISFQEIKPYKADNKYFLLCGASSYISPEIENADDFKVSLVFGNGNRENITVEGVSKKGQDLLIYCREPLSGNTLSRFSNIFKVEINFTPVIDLLDRLYKAFTNDNYIDEWETIQEAIPSLNFIYGPPGTGKTTTLCNNINDILAENPNTKFLVLTPTNKAADVVCKKLQDINPNIYAVRLSRPTDPELEESGIYVDTLDNKSLHNINVVTSTIHRLPYFEINGEKDGENFEYKLFKHRNFDYVIFDEASMTGLHYITFAIMALFKTNPNTNFMVAGDPKQIPPVIEIDEKELENFDFQDENIYKMMNLESFNPAEQTIRENDTIQNLDTQFRSIPQIGQLFSELSYSSLLKHDRETNRKESKQLPEKFKKLISSNVTFVDIPLNQDNSIYKVNKLFYSSYHTYCAILVSEIIRYFDEINENEQWTIGLIAPYKAQAILLNKLITSYGISENVKVFSDTVHGFQGDECDIVFFVCNPNNYFYSGHEKALLSKEYIYNVAISRAKDYLIVLHPYTAISNPFINKIGHSYKNNFGNTKILNAKDIEKALFNDENYIENNSYVSGHDNVNVFGLSEMKYFIKANDTAIDIQLKDLKEHKTNDLTVERNNINQNGGLKIVGKIDLSKFEKFKK from the coding sequence ATGACAGAACAACAACAAATTTGGTTTGATAAACTTGTAAAAGACAGAGAGGACAGTGCAAAAACACTTGAAAAACCTTCAATGCGTGGGATTAAAAACAGTGTTGTAGAAAAATACAGTGACCAAGCACATTTTATTTACGAACTTCTGCAAAATGCGAATGACGCAAAAGCGACAAAATCTTCATTTCAACTAACTACTGACGGTTTATATTTCAAACACAACGGAAAAATACTTTTTAGTGTTTCCAATCCTAACACAGAAGACGAAGATAAAGAAAACAACAAACTTGGGCATATAAACTCAATTACAGCCATTGCCAACAGCAACAAAACAGAATCATCAATCGGAAAATTTGGAGTTGGTTTTAAAGCTGTTTTTCAATACACTGAAACACCATACATATACGACCCAAATTTTCAATTTAAAATAAACCAATTTATTATTCCTGTAAAATTGGAAAGCGATTTGTCTGACCGACAAAAGGACGAAACCGTTTTTTACTTTCCGTTCAACAAAGCCGAAATGTCGGCAGAAAAGGCACATTCAGACATTTTAGAGAAGTTGAAAAAATTAGTTTTTCCTACTTTGTTCTTATCCAACTTACAAGAGGTAAAATGGAATGCTGATAATGAAACAGGAGAATACACCAAAAAAGGTAACAAACAAAAACAAACTGACGACATCACTTACGAAAAAATCGAACTCTATCAGCAAATTGGATTAAACCAAACAACAGAAAAATTATATTTATTTAGTCGTTCAACAGAAGATAATCATTCCTACTCTATTGGCTTTTTTCTTGACGAAAAAAACAGTCTAATACCAAAACAATTTTCTGCGTTTTGCTTCTTTCCAACAAAAGAAACTACAAACTTAAATTTTATTCTTCACGCACCATTTTTACTAACGGACAGCCGAGAAGGAATACATCGTTCTAAAGAACACAATACAGATATGGTTGAGTTGCTTGCACAACTCGCTGCCGACAGCTTACTAATTCTAAAAGAATTAAAACTGATTGATGATGAAATTCTTGACATAATCCCATACAAGAATATAGAATATGGACACGATGATTTTTTTGATGATTTTCATCAAAAAATAAAGCAAACACTCAAAACAAAAGAAATACTACCTGCGAAAGGCAAAACATTTGCCAATAAGCAAAACGCTTATTGGGCAGATTCATCAGATTTGGCGAATTTGTTTTCTAACGAACAACTTGCAGAATTAGTGAAAAATCAAAATGCAAAGTGGGTTTTCTCAACAATCGGTAGAACAAAAGATAAGGAAATTACAGATTATATTGACGGTGGTTCTGAAAGGTCTTGGGACAGAAAAGAACCTAATTTGATAAAATCAAATATGGATTTTGAAAATAAAATTGCAGACTTAATTACAAGCAATTTTATCAAAACGCAATCAAATGAATGGCTACACAAGTTTTACGAATATTTGTCTGAAAGAAAATCGTACCAAGACAAATTTAAAACAAAACCTATTTTTAAGGATATACAAGGAAATGCAGTTGCTGCATTTGAAAGAAATAATGGAGAATTACACGGTATTTTGTTTTTGCCATTAGACGAAGCGAGTTTAACTTACAATACGATTGACTCCGAATTACTGAAGAACAAGAAAACCAAAGAATTTATTGAAAGCTTCGGTATCAAGAAGCCAAGTTTGAAAGACGAAATTTACAACAACATACTGCCTTTATATAAGAAAGACGGAGATATAGATACAGAAACCCATTTCAAAAAATTCTTCAATTATTGGAAAAAAGAAGGACGACCCGAAGAATTTATTTCTTTAATAAAAGACAAGGAATTTGTTTCATACAAAACAATAAACGATAAAACAACTTATCGTGGAATTGCCAATGAAATATATTTTCCAACCTTCGAGTTAAAAAAGTACTTCGAAACAAAACCAACCACAAAATTTGTAGATTTAGAAGATTACTACATATTTATTACAGACGAAAAGGAACAACAAATTTTGAAAGAATTTTTGTTGAAATTGGGAGTGAAAGAGTTGCCAAAACTATTTGTTAAACAAATCAAAGATACATATTACGAGAAGGAGAAAATATATTATTTTGATGGAATTGAGCAGTTTATTGAATCAATTGACGATTCAATAAAATCTATTATTTTTTGGGATATACTTAAAAAAATACAGATTGATAAACTACAATATTGCGAGAAATCAACACGTCCAGATGGTAGGCATAATTTTCGTTCAGAATATTTCATATCACCCGATTTACGAAAAATTAGAAAACTGAAATGGCTTTTATCCAATAATGGCAAATTTGTAGCACCTCACGAAATTACAATTAATGAACTTGCTGACGAGTATGAAAAAGACAGCTGTCAAGCGATTCAACTTATTGATTTATTGCAATTTAAGCCGATAGTTGAATTAACTGAAACGGAAAGAAAATTGCAAACCTTAAATGAATTTAAGAATGACGGCTATGATGAAAACAGAATTAGAAAACTAATTGAGGAAGATAAAGCCAAACAAAACGCCACGACTGCAAATAATGGAAATAATCGTAATTCAAATAATACGGGTACCGATTTAGATTATGAAAATCCCGAACAACCGAAAACATCAAAAATTGAAAAAACTATCAAAGATTTAGACGATTTACAAAACGAGTTTACACCTAAACAAAAAGACGATAAAAACGAACGTCAAGAAACTCAAAGCAAACCTGAAATAAATTTTGATGAAGATGAAGAATTTGCAAAAGGAATTGAAGATTTAAAAAAGCAGCTTGAAATCAAAAAAAGCAGAGTTGATTTAGCAGAAAACATCAACAACAGCGTAAAATATTCTTACGATTGGTTTAAAGCGTATTTGCAGTTGCTTACTACTTACGGAGAAAAGCAAGACACACAGAAACAAAAATCAATTTCGTTTCAGGAAATTAAGCCATACAAAGCCGATAATAAATACTTTCTACTTTGTGGTGCAAGTAGCTACATATCGCCTGAAATTGAAAATGCAGACGATTTTAAAGTTTCGCTTGTTTTTGGAAACGGCAATAGAGAAAATATAACTGTTGAAGGTGTTTCTAAAAAAGGGCAAGATTTGTTGATTTATTGCCGTGAACCATTATCAGGCAATACGCTTTCTCGATTTTCAAACATTTTTAAAGTTGAAATTAACTTTACACCTGTTATTGACTTACTTGACAGATTATACAAAGCGTTTACGAACGACAATTATATTGACGAGTGGGAAACCATTCAAGAAGCAATACCTTCTTTGAATTTCATTTATGGACCACCAGGAACAGGTAAAACAACAACACTTTGTAATAATATAAACGACATTTTAGCTGAAAATCCAAATACGAAATTTTTGGTGCTTACGCCAACTAACAAGGCAGCGGACGTAGTTTGTAAAAAATTACAAGACATCAATCCTAACATCTACGCTGTTCGTTTAAGTCGTCCAACAGACCCTGAATTAGAAGAAAGTGGTATTTATGTGGACACATTAGACAACAAATCACTACACAACATAAATGTTGTTACTTCAACAATTCATCGTTTGCCCTACTTTGAAATCAATGGCGAAAAAGACGGAGAGAATTTTGAATACAAACTTTTTAAACATAGAAACTTTGACTATGTAATTTTTGATGAAGCATCAATGACGGGTTTGCATTACATAACTTTTGCAATAATGGCTTTGTTCAAAACAAATCCGAACACAAATTTCATGGTTGCAGGCGACCCGAAACAAATTCCACCTGTTATTGAAATTGACGAAAAAGAATTGGAAAATTTTGATTTTCAAGACGAAAACATTTACAAAATGATGAACCTTGAAAGTTTTAATCCCGCAGAACAGACAATTAGAGAAAATGATACAATTCAAAATTTGGATACGCAATTTCGAAGTATTCCACAAATCGGACAACTTTTTAGCGAACTTTCCTATTCAAGTCTATTAAAACACGACAGAGAAACGAACAGAAAAGAAAGCAAACAATTGCCCGAAAAATTTAAAAAGTTGATTTCGTCAAACGTAACATTTGTTGATATTCCGCTAAATCAAGACAATTCTATTTATAAAGTAAACAAGCTATTTTACAGTTCATATCATACTTATTGTGCAATTTTAGTTTCTGAAATTATCAGATATTTTGACGAAATCAATGAAAACGAACAATGGACAATCGGACTAATTGCACCATACAAAGCACAAGCAATTTTGCTGAATAAATTGATAACATCTTACGGTATTTCTGAAAACGTAAAAGTGTTTTCCGACACAGTTCACGGTTTTCAAGGCGATGAATGTGATATTGTGTTTTTTGTTTGCAATCCAAACAACTATTTCTATTCAGGACACGAAAAAGCACTTTTGTCAAAAGAATACATTTACAATGTTGCAATCAGCAGAGCAAAAGATTATTTGATTGTTTTGCACCCATATACGGCTATTTCAAATCCGTTTATCAATAAAATTGGACATTCATACAAAAACAACTTTGGCAACACAAAAATCTTAAACGCCAAAGACATTGAAAAAGCATTATTCAATGATGAGAACTACATAGAAAACAACAGCTATGTTTCGGGACACGACAACGTAAACGTGTTTGGACTTTCTGAAATGAAATATTTTATCAAAGCCAACGATACAGCAATTGACATACAATTAAAAGACTTAAAAGAACATAAAACAAATGACTTGACAGTAGAACGGAATAATATAAACCAAAACGGTGGACTGAAAATAGTCGGGAAGATTGACTTGAGTAAATTTGAAAAGTTTAAAAAATGA
- a CDS encoding deoxynucleoside kinase — translation MKHVAIAGNIGSGKTTLTKLLAKHYNWDARFEEDNNPYMVDFYADMARWSFNVQIYFLNSRLRQLLEIQEGDVTVIQDRTIYEDAHIFAPNLHEIGWMSKRDFENYISLFRTVSKQIRPPDLLIYLKASLGTLVGQIEKRGRAYEDNIRLDYLKQLNSYYENWIENYKEGPLLVINVDNLNYADNPEHLSQVIEKVNAELFGLF, via the coding sequence ATAAAACATGTAGCAATTGCTGGAAATATTGGTTCTGGCAAAACTACTTTGACTAAATTATTAGCCAAGCACTACAATTGGGACGCTAGATTTGAAGAAGACAACAATCCGTATATGGTTGACTTTTATGCTGATATGGCACGATGGTCATTTAATGTACAGATTTACTTTTTGAATAGCAGATTAAGACAATTACTAGAAATTCAGGAAGGTGATGTAACCGTAATTCAAGATAGAACCATTTATGAAGATGCACATATCTTTGCACCTAATTTGCATGAAATTGGTTGGATGTCTAAGCGAGATTTTGAAAACTATATTAGTTTATTCAGAACTGTAAGCAAACAAATTCGTCCGCCAGATTTATTGATTTATTTAAAAGCATCTTTAGGAACTTTAGTTGGACAAATAGAAAAACGAGGCAGAGCTTACGAAGACAATATTCGTTTAGATTACTTGAAACAGTTAAATAGTTACTACGAAAACTGGATAGAAAACTATAAAGAAGGTCCGCTTTTAGTTATTAATGTAGACAATTTAAATTATGCTGATAATCCAGAGCATTTAAGCCAAGTGATTGAAAAAGTAAATGCAGAACTATTTGGCTTATTTTGA
- the trpS gene encoding tryptophan--tRNA ligase, giving the protein MKEIVLSGVRSTGNLHLGNYFGAVRNFLKMQDDYHCYFFIANLHALTTHPNPDLLKASVHNTLVEYLACGLDPNKSVIYIQSDVPEISELYTLMNMFAYKGELEKCTSFKEKIKKHNTNINAGLLTYPVLMAADILIHRANKVPVGKDQEQHLEMTRNFAVRFNHFYGKDFFPEPDAFDFSGNLIKVPGLDGSGKMGKSEAEGNAIFLREDADSIRKKVMRAKTDSGPTEPNSEKSIEIANLFQLMQLVSDESTLQHFETAYNNCTIRYGDMKKQLAEDIVAFTQPIKEKIDALDNDNAYIQKIAKEGAEKARASAKATLDGVKALMGLQQIW; this is encoded by the coding sequence ATGAAAGAAATTGTTTTAAGTGGTGTAAGAAGTACAGGCAATTTGCATTTAGGTAATTATTTTGGTGCTGTAAGAAACTTTTTAAAGATGCAAGATGATTATCATTGCTATTTTTTTATTGCCAATTTGCACGCACTTACCACACATCCAAATCCAGATTTGCTAAAAGCATCGGTACACAATACTTTGGTAGAATATTTGGCTTGTGGCTTAGATCCTAATAAAAGTGTCATTTATATTCAAAGTGATGTTCCTGAAATAAGTGAGTTGTACACTTTAATGAATATGTTTGCTTACAAAGGCGAGTTAGAAAAATGTACTTCGTTCAAAGAGAAAATTAAAAAACACAATACCAATATCAATGCTGGATTATTGACTTATCCTGTGTTGATGGCTGCTGATATTTTAATTCATAGAGCCAATAAAGTTCCTGTAGGAAAAGACCAAGAGCAACACTTAGAAATGACTAGAAATTTTGCGGTACGATTTAATCATTTTTATGGAAAAGACTTTTTTCCTGAACCAGATGCTTTTGATTTTAGTGGCAACTTAATTAAAGTTCCTGGATTAGATGGTAGTGGAAAAATGGGAAAAAGCGAAGCAGAAGGCAATGCTATTTTTTTAAGAGAAGATGCTGATAGCATTAGAAAAAAAGTAATGCGTGCTAAAACTGATAGTGGTCCTACTGAACCCAATAGCGAAAAAAGTATTGAAATTGCAAATTTATTTCAGTTGATGCAATTAGTTTCTGATGAAAGTACACTACAACATTTTGAGACCGCATATAACAATTGCACTATTAGATATGGTGATATGAAGAAACAATTGGCAGAAGACATTGTTGCTTTCACGCAACCTATAAAAGAAAAAATAGATGCATTAGATAACGACAATGCCTATATTCAGAAAATTGCGAAAGAAGGTGCAGAAAAAGCAAGAGCTAGTGCAAAAGCAACTTTAGATGGTGTAAAAGCATTAATGGGTTTACAACAAATTTGGTAA
- a CDS encoding sodium:calcium antiporter, with protein MINSILLFVGALLVLLLAARYFTKAAEAIGQYFKLPTFVIGVFIVGIGTSLPELVSAVMAVKNNVPEIVAGNIIGSNISNLLLITGAVTVINRQSIVLKSKYIFIDLHYLIGAFLVFFTIVFDKHIYLFEAIILLLIFFTYAFYLVKNDESDEVEVAVAATTTSENKFPLLQLFILLAASVAIYFGAEYTIAAVTDIATALQIAPSIIALTVLSLGTTLPELFVNIAAISSGKAEMAIGNILGSCIFNTLIVPSVASFFGSLKIPEDIAHFSLPMMMVSGLFFYLLTQDKRISVWEGLLFIFIYILFIYQVTTLHF; from the coding sequence ATGATAAATAGCATTTTGTTGTTTGTTGGTGCATTGCTAGTACTATTATTAGCTGCCAGATATTTTACAAAAGCAGCAGAAGCTATTGGTCAGTATTTTAAGCTACCTACATTTGTAATTGGTGTTTTTATTGTAGGCATTGGTACTTCATTGCCAGAATTGGTTTCGGCAGTTATGGCAGTAAAAAACAATGTGCCAGAAATAGTTGCAGGAAATATAATTGGTTCTAATATTTCTAATTTACTACTAATAACTGGAGCAGTTACTGTAATTAACAGACAATCTATTGTACTAAAGAGTAAATATATTTTTATTGATTTGCACTATTTAATAGGTGCTTTTTTAGTATTTTTTACTATTGTATTTGATAAACATATTTATTTATTTGAAGCAATTATATTACTACTCATCTTTTTTACTTATGCTTTTTATTTAGTGAAAAATGATGAAAGCGATGAAGTGGAAGTAGCAGTAGCAGCAACAACCACTTCAGAGAATAAATTTCCATTGCTACAATTATTTATTTTACTTGCAGCAAGTGTAGCCATATATTTTGGAGCAGAATATACCATAGCAGCAGTTACTGATATTGCAACAGCACTACAAATTGCTCCATCTATAATTGCACTTACGGTTTTGTCTTTAGGTACTACACTACCAGAGTTATTTGTAAATATTGCAGCAATTAGTAGTGGTAAAGCAGAAATGGCAATTGGCAATATTTTAGGTTCTTGTATTTTCAATACGCTTATTGTTCCTTCTGTTGCTTCGTTTTTTGGTAGCTTAAAAATCCCTGAAGATATTGCTCATTTTTCATTACCAATGATGATGGTGAGTGGTTTGTTTTTTTATTTATTGACACAAGACAAACGCATTTCTGTTTGGGAAGGTTTGTTATTTATTTTTATTTATATCCTATTCATCTATCAAGTAACAACGCTACATTTTTAG
- a CDS encoding uridine kinase: protein MHQCFVIGVSGGSGSGKTTFVNQLKGYFSEEEVCLLSQDNYYKKREDQEYDENQIKNFDLPTSFRKQDFIDDVKRLIKGETVVIQEYTFNNPLATASTITYKPAKVLIIEGLFVYHFAEIAAMMDLKLFVDVSSHLKLIRRIVRDKQERNYPLDDVLYRYERHVYPSFDKYILPHKKNCDIVINNDDRTGFDRGLDVIKTYIKSKV, encoded by the coding sequence ATGCATCAATGTTTTGTAATAGGCGTTTCTGGTGGAAGTGGTAGTGGAAAAACTACTTTTGTTAATCAGTTAAAAGGTTATTTTTCTGAAGAAGAAGTCTGCTTGTTGAGTCAAGATAACTACTATAAAAAGCGAGAAGATCAAGAGTACGATGAAAATCAGATTAAAAATTTCGACTTGCCAACTTCTTTTAGAAAGCAAGATTTTATAGATGATGTAAAACGATTAATTAAAGGAGAAACAGTAGTTATACAAGAGTATACTTTTAATAATCCGCTAGCAACTGCGTCTACAATTACTTATAAACCAGCCAAGGTTTTAATTATAGAAGGTTTGTTTGTCTATCATTTTGCTGAAATTGCAGCCATGATGGATTTAAAATTGTTTGTTGATGTGTCATCTCATTTAAAACTCATTAGAAGAATTGTAAGAGATAAGCAAGAACGAAATTATCCTTTAGATGATGTTTTGTACAGATACGAAAGACATGTGTATCCATCATTTGATAAATATATTTTACCACACAAAAAAAATTGTGATATTGTTATTAACAATGATGATAGAACTGGTTTTGACAGAGGTTTAGATGTTATAAAAACTTATATTAAATCTAAAGTATAG
- a CDS encoding bifunctional 5,10-methylene-tetrahydrofolate dehydrogenase/5,10-methylene-tetrahydrofolate cyclohydrolase (catalyzes the formation of 5,10-methenyltetrahydrofolate from 5,10-methylenetetrahydrofolate and subsequent formation of 10-formyltetrahydrofolate from 5,10-methenyltetrahydrofolate), giving the protein MQLIDGLKISRAIKAEIAEVVKELQAQNKRVPHLAAILVGNNIASATYVNGKIKSCKEVGFQSTLIQLPDTITEHELISEIHLLNNNDAIDGFIVQLPLPKHIDEKDVINNILPSKDVDGFHPVNVGKMVLDLPGFLPATPKGILELLKRYHIETDGKNVVVVGRSNIVGMPVNIMLSKKAYPGNATVTLCHSATVNLKSYTLEADIIIAATGKINLITADMVKDGVVIIDVGMNKLEDASKKRGYRLVGDVDFENVSKKASYITPVPGGVGLMTVASLLQNTLEAYKGTYYDKLIGL; this is encoded by the coding sequence ATGCAACTCATAGACGGTTTAAAAATTAGTCGAGCAATTAAAGCAGAAATTGCTGAAGTAGTTAAAGAATTACAAGCTCAAAACAAAAGAGTACCACATTTGGCTGCTATTTTAGTTGGTAATAATATTGCTAGTGCTACTTATGTTAATGGTAAAATTAAATCTTGTAAGGAAGTTGGCTTCCAATCTACATTGATACAATTACCAGACACCATTACCGAACACGAATTGATTAGCGAAATTCATCTCTTAAATAATAATGATGCTATTGATGGATTTATAGTACAATTGCCATTGCCAAAACACATCGACGAAAAAGATGTAATTAATAATATTTTACCTAGTAAAGATGTAGATGGTTTTCATCCTGTTAATGTTGGAAAAATGGTATTGGATTTGCCTGGATTTTTACCTGCCACACCAAAAGGAATTTTGGAATTGCTAAAAAGATATCATATTGAAACCGATGGAAAAAATGTAGTTGTTGTAGGTCGAAGTAATATTGTAGGCATGCCTGTAAATATTATGTTGAGTAAAAAAGCATATCCTGGAAATGCTACGGTTACTTTATGTCATAGTGCAACAGTAAATTTAAAATCATATACTTTAGAAGCAGATATTATTATTGCAGCTACTGGAAAAATTAATTTAATTACTGCCGATATGGTTAAAGATGGTGTAGTAATTATAGATGTAGGTATGAATAAACTAGAAGATGCTTCTAAAAAAAGAGGTTATCGTTTGGTTGGCGATGTTGACTTTGAAAATGTATCAAAAAAAGCATCATATATAACGCCAGTTCCTGGTGGCGTTGGCTTAATGACTGTTGCTTCGCTACTACAAAATACACTAGAAGCATACAAAGGCACTTACTACGATAAATTAATTGGTTTGTAA
- a CDS encoding DHH family phosphoesterase gives MMTLDELKDYLATPKNVVITTHQKPDGDAMGSSLALYNYLTDKGHYCRVITPTEYPDYFKWMPGEEFTYNYLEEENLSKIAIAEANIIFCLDFNELSRISPVDIPVVANENAKLVLIDHHINPMEAVDFSLHDVKASSTCELIHRFITMIEPNFQFTKAIATCIYTGILTDTGGFSNGATNKAALEITAQLLDCGLDMMAVQNELNQNSREERLRFIGNALNRKMFIHEDLALGYIRIDRKDVYKYNLKTGETEGLVNYPLSIKAVKVAVLLKEEKNMIKLSFRSKDDISVQEICSTYFEGGGHRNASGGKSFLSMEDTIQKLLKIFKDLKLSSQ, from the coding sequence ATGATGACACTCGATGAATTGAAAGACTATTTAGCAACACCAAAAAATGTGGTCATTACTACACATCAAAAACCAGATGGAGATGCCATGGGTTCTTCGTTGGCCTTGTATAATTATTTAACAGATAAAGGACATTATTGTAGAGTCATTACACCAACAGAATACCCAGATTATTTTAAATGGATGCCAGGTGAAGAGTTTACTTATAATTACTTAGAAGAAGAAAATTTAAGTAAAATTGCTATTGCAGAAGCCAATATCATTTTCTGTTTAGATTTTAATGAACTATCTAGAATATCACCAGTAGACATTCCTGTAGTAGCTAATGAAAATGCAAAATTAGTTTTGATAGACCATCATATCAATCCAATGGAAGCTGTAGATTTTAGTTTGCATGATGTTAAAGCTAGTTCTACTTGCGAATTAATTCATCGTTTTATTACGATGATAGAACCCAACTTTCAGTTTACTAAAGCTATTGCTACTTGTATTTATACTGGAATTTTAACAGATACAGGTGGATTTTCTAATGGTGCAACCAATAAAGCAGCACTAGAAATAACAGCACAATTATTAGACTGTGGTTTAGATATGATGGCAGTCCAAAATGAGTTGAATCAAAATAGTAGAGAAGAAAGATTGCGTTTTATAGGCAATGCACTCAACAGAAAAATGTTTATTCACGAAGATTTGGCTTTGGGTTATATTCGCATCGACAGAAAAGATGTGTATAAATACAATTTAAAAACAGGAGAGACAGAAGGTTTAGTCAACTATCCATTAAGTATAAAAGCAGTAAAAGTTGCTGTGTTGTTGAAAGAAGAAAAAAACATGATTAAACTTTCTTTTAGAAGTAAAGATGATATTTCGGTACAAGAAATTTGTAGTACTTATTTTGAAGGTGGTGGACACAGAAATGCGAGTGGAGGAAAATCTTTTTTAAGTATGGAAGACACCATTCAGAAGCTATTAAAAATTTTTAAAGACTTGAAATTAAGTAGTCAATAG
- a CDS encoding nucleoside-diphosphate kinase, protein MSSNRTFTMIKPDAVEANNIGSILAMMTEAGFKIVAMKYTKLSAEQAGQFYEVHKERPFYGELVEFMSRGPIVAAILEKDNAVEAFRKLIGATNPADAEEGTIRKRFAKSIGENAVHGSDSNENAKIEGNFFFSKLEQF, encoded by the coding sequence ATGTCAAGTAACAGAACATTTACCATGATTAAACCAGATGCAGTAGAAGCCAACAATATTGGTTCTATTTTAGCAATGATGACAGAAGCTGGTTTTAAAATTGTAGCCATGAAATATACTAAATTGTCTGCTGAGCAAGCTGGACAGTTTTATGAAGTACACAAAGAAAGACCTTTTTATGGTGAATTGGTTGAATTTATGAGTAGAGGTCCGATTGTAGCTGCTATTTTAGAAAAAGACAATGCAGTAGAAGCTTTTAGAAAATTAATTGGTGCTACCAATCCTGCTGATGCTGAAGAAGGAACGATTAGAAAAAGATTTGCAAAATCGATTGGTGAAAATGCTGTTCATGGTTCTGATAGTAATGAAAATGCAAAAATTGAAGGCAACTTCTTTTTTAGTAAGTTAGAACAATTCTAA